TGGAACGCTTAGGTATTTTACACAGCTTTCCTGACTGGATTATTCAAGTTTGGTTAGAACAACTGGGTTTGTCTGAGACAGAACAACTGTGTGAATGGATGAACCAATCACCAACAATTGACTTGCGTATCAACCCTCTTCGCACTTCCATCGAAGAAGTTGAAGCGGCTTTGCAATCTGTTGGTATCTTGGTGAAACGGATTCCTCATTTACCCCAAGCTTTGCGATTTATTGGTAATACTGGGTCAATTCAAAAACTACCTGGTTTTAAAGAGGGTTGGTGGACTATACAAGATAGTAGCGCTCAATTAGTAAGTCATTTGCTTGACCCCCAACCAGGTGAAGTGGTAATTGATGTCTGTGCTGCACCAGGTGGTAAAACAACCCACATTGCTGAATTAATGGCAGATAAGGGAAAAATTTTAGCTTGCGATCGCACTCCTTCTCGTCTTCGCAAACTCCAAGAAAATTCTCAACGCCTAAGTTTACAATCTATTCAAATTTACACTGGCGACAGCCGCCACTTCAACCAATTTCAAAACACCGCACATCGGGTATTACTTGATGCTCCATGTTCTGGCTTGGGAACTATGCACCGTCATGCTGATGCGCGTTGGCGACAGATACCAGACTCTGTCCGGGAACTTTCGGTACTGCAAAAAGAATTATTAACACATACATCTAATTTTGTCAAGCCTGGTGGTGTATTAGTTTATGCCACCTGTACATTGCACCCAGCAGAAAACGAAGAAGTGATTTCGGCATTTTTAGCTGAGTCACCTCATTGGCAAATTGAGTCTCCGAGCAGCATTGAGTTCCCTGATTCTGCATATAGCACGCCTCAAGGTTGGTTTAAAGTCTGGCCCCATCGAGAGGACATGGATGGCTTTTTTATGGTGCGCTTAAGAAAAACCAATAATTCCGAGTGAATACTGTTTGGGATTGTACTATTTGGTGGAGGTCTTAATCTACCAGAGGAGGCAGCAATGGTTAGCCCTTCCCATGTGAAAAACTTAGTTAAAATCCTAATTGGAGCCGCCTGGATTGATGGCAGAATCCAGCCAGAAGAACGGCAATATCTCCGCGAAATAGCTCAAGCAAAAGGTTTAGCTAACGATCCAGAAATTAAGCCTTGGCTGTACGAATTAGTTCCTGTACAGCCAAAAGAGTGTTATGAATGGGTGCGGGAGTATTTAGGCGATCGCCCCAGCCTTGAAGATTGTGAAAATCTGATTGAAGCCATCAGTGGCTTAATTTATAGCGATGGCGAAGTTGCCGTCGAAGAAGCCAGACTGTTGACGGAATTGCAAGATATAGCAAAGTCGAATGACTCAACTCAACCGGCTCACACTGCACTTCTTAAACAAATCCAAAAGCTTTACCGCCGTTGGGTTGAAGTGCAAAACTAATCATAGTCATTAGTCATTGGTCTAATGACTAATGACTAAATTATGACTTTGGTTTACCCACACCCGGAGTTTCTTCTTTGTCAACTTTAGGCACAAAATCAGGACGCTCTTTGCTTTCCCAACCGGCGGGGCGTTTTGAGTTGTACCAAGCTATTGAACCAATGCTTACAGCAGCAATAAAACCAACGACATAAACCAAGGTAAAAGCTAAGGGGAAATGAGGCGCAGCATCTATGGCTGGTGCTGCTGTTTGCATCAATAAATGCATGAGTATACTCTCCAAGGTTAAGTAACAGTACTTAATACACACTATAGAATGAGCGTATCACCTAACATCCCCCTGGAGTTTAGTTTTGAGCAACTTGGTATTGTATTGCAAAAAGCAGAGGCAGGGGGAGTGGGGGAGATGAGAAGGGAAATACCCCATGCCCCATCCCCCATGCCCATTTTTAATTACTGAGGTGGTCTAAGTCTATCCCGCCAAGATGGTTGTGACGATGAAGAATCTGAAGAACCAGAACTATTTGATGGAGAGGAAGATCGCCGAGTTCTTTCAGGCGGGGGAGATGAAGAATCAGATTCTGCTCTTCTAGACCGCCGCCGGGGAGTGGATGATTCTGAGGAAGAGTTGGAACTTGATGCTTCGGTGCGATCGCGCCTTCTTCTTCTTGGGGTATAGTTGCTTGATTGCTGTTCTTCTTCCGAATAGCTTCTCCTACTCCTCCGTCTTCTGGATGAACTACTATCCTCAGAATTAGAATTTCTAGAATTTTCTCCTTCTGAGTCATCATCATCAGAAATAGAACGATTCAGCACTTGTTTGGGTTTGATTGCCTGGGCTTTAATAGTGCCTTTACGACCTTCTAACTTGGGTCGTTTGGGGAATTTTTCTACTGGCATCCCTTCTACCGCTTTTTCCATAAATTCGTGCCAGGTGTAAGCGGCGCTACTACTGCTACCGTCTGTGGGGCGGTTGTCATCGTTACCTAGCCAAACTCCTGCCACCATTTGGGGAATGTAGCCAATAAACCACAAATCGCGGGCCTCGTCAGAGGTACCAGTTTTGCCGGCAACTGGTCTATTATCTAACTGAGCAGCACCACCTGTTCCTGCTTCCACGACGTTGCGTAACATCCAAGTCATGATAGCAGCACTGTCAGCATCAATTGCCCGTTGAGAGGGGAAATTTGCTGACCAAATCACCTTGCCTTGGCGGTTCAGGATACGAGTAATACCATGAGGCTCTGTGTGTAATCCCTGAGTTGCAAAACTGCCATAGGCGCTAGTCAATTCCAGTAGATTCACTTCGTTGGAGCCAAGAGCTAGGGAATAGGTAGGCTTAAGTTCAGATTTTATCCCCATATCATGGGCAAGTTTAATTGTTGGCGTAAATCCCACATCCATCAACACCTTTACCGCAATAATATTGATAGAGCGGGTGAGGGCATCTCTCATGCTCATTGAGCCGTGGAAGTTTTCACCATAATTTTTTGGTTCATAACCATCTACTACCAGGGGTGCATCCTCATAGGTATCGTAGGGGCTTTTGCCGCTTGCGATCGCAGTGGCGTAGACAAACCCTTTAAATGTCGATCCTGGTTGTCTCTGGGCCTGAGTAACTCGATTAAACTGGTTTTTACCAAAGTCTTTTCCCCCAACCATTGCCTTAATTTCACCGTTCCGGGGGTCAATGGCAACCATTGCTGCTTGCTTAAAGTTTTCCCAGCGTCCTTGATTTCGTAGGGTTTTAGCAACCGCTTCTTCTCCCACCTTCTGCCAAGTTGGATTTAGGGTAGTTTCTACTACTAAACCCCCATTTTTTAGCACATTGCTAGAAACATACTTCGGCAATTCCTTTTGGATGTAGCTGGTAAAGTAGGGTGATTCTACTTCCACTCGTTTGGGTAAACTGGTTTTGAGTGTTAATGGCTCTTGAAGAGCGGCTTGTCTTTGCTCTGGTGTAATAACTTCATCCTCTTGCATCCGTAGCAATACCAAGTCCCGCCGCCGTTTTGCCGCTTCGGGATTCTTGTTCGGGGCATATAAACTAGGAGCAGGTGCTAATCCGGCAATTGTTGCCATTTCTCCTAGCGAAAGTTGGTCTGGTGATTTACTAAAGTATACCCAGGCTGCATCTGCTACCCCATAAGCCCCATTTCCCAAATAAACCAGATTCAAGTAACGCTCTAAAATCTGATCTTTGGTTAATTCTTGCTCCATTTTTTGGGCAAGGCGGACTTCTTTGAGTTTGCGCCAGATTGTCTGTTCTTGTTTTAGAAAGAGAATCCGGGTTAGCTGTTGGGTGATAGTGCTACCACCTTCTACCACACCTTGCGATCGCAAATTATTGAAACCTGCTCTCACAATCCCTTGGGGGTCAAATCCGTTGTGTTGCTTAAATCTTCTATCTTCTGAGGCAATGAAAGCTTTTTTTAAATTATCTGGTATTTGTTCTAGCTTTAGCTGTTCTCTAGTTGCTTCACCTTGTTGTTGTAATACAGTGCCATCGGCGGCTTTAATGGTCAGTGTTTGCTCTCTGAGAACAGCATTCAACTCCGCCTTATCTGGTAAAGTCCGATCTATTAAACTCACCCCGTAGATGAAGGCAACTATCCCACCACCTACACCCAAACCTGCCCAAAACCATAAGCGACGATAAAGTGGTTTCTTGCCAATTGCCTGATTGGTCTTCATCCTAGATGGTAAAATTTTCATTTTGCTCAGTAACTGCCTCGTCTGCGCCAGATGTGCTGGTGGTAAGCTCTCATTCGTTCCTCCTTGTCCAGAGTCACTTAAATTAGTTGGTCTTCGCTTGAACCAGGAGGTAAGCTTCCCCACGTCAGTTCCTCGCTCAAAGTAGTAAATATCTAACCACCATCAATCAGCTTTGGGGTCATGACACCACCTTTGTGTTAGTATATTACCCTATAAATAATTAACTAAATTCACCATAAAATAATGTTTTTTAGATTTAGTTAATTTAAGTTTTGTAAAAATGTTGCAGTTTTGCTAATGATTCAGATATACAGAGCTACTAGCATTTTCTGTAACAGATGCACCAAAGTCTTCACAAATACAGTCCGAAAACAACTTACTTAAGGAGAGTGCGATGCCTGGGTTGGAATATCCCGACACCAAGCCCAGAAGAAGCGCCGTTGCTCTTGGTGGTAATATCGGCGATTCGCAGACAATTTTAGAAACAGCTATCAAAACTTTAGCCCAAACGCCAGGTATTCTATTAGAAGCCAAATCCAGTTGGTATCAAACCAAAGCCGTAGGGCCAGAGCAGCCAGATTACCTAAACGGCTGCGTCACATTGCAGGTAGAAATGCTACCCCAACAGTTATTAGAAATTTTGTTGGGAATTGAACAACAATTTGGGCGTGTGCGTCAGGAACGCTGGGGGCCACGAACTCTGGATTTGGATTTGTTATTATATGATGACTTAATAGTAAATACACCAAATCTCCAGATTCCCCATCCACGAATGCGGGATCGAGCCTTTGTGTTAGTACCACTGGCAGAAATTGCCCCAGATTGGATAGAACCAGTATCGGGTTGTGTTATTAAAGAACTGCTGAAAGAGGTAAACTGCTCTGATGTACGTTTAATTGATGGGCAATTAAAATTACCATCTTTAAATACAGAAGAAGGCTGATATCACCTCTGTCCTTAAACAGATAATCAGATTTTACTATGCCATTAGGTAGAGAATTACCACAACTGCTAAAACAACGCTTGTTTTATAAAGGACGTAAGTTTGATTTTGAAGTCAATCGCTTGCGTTTGCCTAATAAAGCAGAAGGAGAATGGGAATGTATTCGTCACCCTGGTGGTGCGCTAGCTGTACCAGTAACTCCAGAGGGCAAACTTGTACTGGTGCGCCAGTATCGTTTTGCAATTCAGGGACGGATATTAGAGTTTCCAGCAGGAACTGTGGAAGCAAATGAAGAACCTTTAGAGACAATCCAGCGTGAAATCGAAGAAGAAACTGGCTATAGTGCCAAAAAATGGGACAAATTAGGCGAATTTTTCTTAGCACCTGGTTATTCTGATGAAATTATCTATGCTTTTCTGGCGCGAGATTTGGAAAAGCTAGAGACACCACCAGCACAAGATGGAGACGAAGATATCGAAACTGTATTTTTGACTCCCGAAGAATTAGAAAAAGCGATTCTGGAGGGAGAATCGGTAGATGCTAAATCAGTTTCTAGCTTTTTTCTGGCGCGTCCATTTTTAGTTTAATGCCCGCAATCACTGCGGTAATACGAAATGACAGTATGAGCGAACTTTTACAAGATTGTATCGCTTTTACTGGAGATGTGGATACAGTAGCTGCGATGTTTACGACGGGCTACGACTATGCTCTGGCTGCTGGTTCTTGTAGCGAAGAAATTACACAAGACATTCCCAATCATCTTGTTACAGGCTTAGAGAATGGAACTTACGGTAGAGATTATCTCATCGACTTGGATAAGCAGCTGATGAGTTTGGTGGGCAAAAATATCAGCTATTAGAAACTTAGCGCTTCTCCTTTGAATGAGAAGCGCTATTTGTTACCTTGGCTAGAGTGACAGGAAAATTGACTTAGAGCCAAAGTTATAAGAGTATGACGGGAAGAAGCGCACAACTCCTAAATATGTGTCTCCATGCAAGACACATATATGTTTCATAGAGATGAAAAAAAATACAACTTTTAACAGTGCAGGTAAACTGACTGCTTTTTTGTTCCTGATAACCCTCTTGCTTACGCCTTGCGTGATTGTCAATGCGGGCGAGCGGGGTGTATTGATGAAATTTGGCGAAGTACAAAACCAAATATTCGGAGAAGGACTTCACTTAATTATTCCTGTCGTCAATACTGTGAAAAAGTTGAGTATTCGAGTCCAAAAACAGGAAATTTCGGCTGAGGCTTCTTCCAAAGATTTACAAAATGTTTTCGCCGATGTCGCTCTCAATTGGCATATTATTCCCCTGGAAGTAAATGCTATTTTTCAAGAAATTGGAGATGAACAAGCTGTAGTTACGCGGATTATTAACCCAGCAGTTGAAGAAGTCCTAAAAGCAATAATGGCCAAGTATACTGCTGAAGAAATTATTACTAAACGAGGAGAAGTCAAAGGTGGAGTAGATGATGCATTGTCTACACGACTGGGTAGCTATCACGTTGCAGTTGATGATATTTCTCTAGTTCACGTCCATTTTTCCGAGCGATTTGATGAGGCGGTAGAGGCGAAGCAGATTGCTGAACAAGAAGCGAAACGAGCCGAGTTTATCGCACTGAAAGCAACAAGACAGGCTGAAGCAAAAGTTAATTTAGCCAAAGGAGAAGCTGAGGCACATAGATTATTACGTGATGGTTTAACTCCAGAAATACTGCAAAGACAAGCGATAGAAAAATGGAATGGTAAGTTGCCATTAATTGTAAGTAAGGAAGCTCCAAAATTGTTGAATTTAAGTGAATTTTTAAAATTCGATTAATTCAAGATTTGCTCCCACAAAAAATCTCAGATTCCCTACTTATTAAAGAAGTAGGGAATCTGGTTGTTCTGTAAAAATGCGATCGACTAAATTAACCGTTGGCGAATAAAATAGGAGAATCGAGAATCTTCAACTGGATTAAGAGCATAATCAACAAGGTATAAGCTGTTGAAGAAATTAAACCTGTTAATAATTCTTTTTTGAGGTTATGCTCTTGAGGTTCTTTTTGGAAAATATCTTTAGAACCGAATTGCATCAAGAGAATTCCAACAATATTAGAGAGCCAATATCCTATAATTGAACAAGGTAGAAGTAATTTTGGGGAAAGTAAACTACATGCATACCCAAAACCATAAGCTATTGGCAGATTGAATAGTAAGTCATTCCACCAACATAGTGGTGACAATAAATATCCCAGTACCAAAAAAAATCCACCTCTAAGTTTTTTGAAAATGTCTTTTTTGAACTCTTTTGGAGTAGACTGTTGTAAGTCCTCTAGGAGTGTTTCTCCTGTTACATTTAACTCTTGAGTCACGTTTTGGAAGCTTTCCATAAAAACCCACTATATCCTATCGATTTAGTGTATTTTAATATATAAACTAAATTAAAGTCTAGTAAATGAGTAAGAATACTTTAGCTTTTTAATGTTTCAGCAAAATAATAATATATGTCTATAGACTGATGCAAAACTATAGTTTGTAGGATATGCCGATGAATTTATCCTACGTGAATAAAGCGCAAAGCACATACAATTGGTATCAGATCCAACTTATAGCTATTCTCAGGTAAAAAGACTACGCTGTAGGGAATATTGCTGTGCCCTTACGAAAGATGTACTTCAAATAGATGAAAGCTGCTGTAACAACAAATAATTTCTACCCGAAGTGCATCAATAATTTGGCTGCTTGCAGAATCTTAGTTTTTTCTTCAGTCTTTGAGCGAAATAGAACGATTTATATACAGTTGACACAATCAACGCAATTTCTCGCTTACTAGCTTTAAAAATCAGAATATATCTTTTTTAAATTATAGCATAAGATAAGATCCAACATCCAGAGCAGAAATTTAGACTAATAATAGCTACAATAAAAATATTGAG
This Nostoc sp. KVJ3 DNA region includes the following protein-coding sequences:
- a CDS encoding 16S rRNA (cytosine(967)-C(5))-methyltransferase encodes the protein MTNPRQLAFIALRDVHKGAYADVALDRVLQKVNLADCDRRLVTELIYGSVRRQRTLDTLIDQFAKKKSHQQPQDLRTILHLGFYQLRYQERIPASAAVNTTVQLAKENGFSGLTGFVNGLLRQYLRKVGGDEGAGGAGKENTPSSLHKDPLQLPEKPVERLGILHSFPDWIIQVWLEQLGLSETEQLCEWMNQSPTIDLRINPLRTSIEEVEAALQSVGILVKRIPHLPQALRFIGNTGSIQKLPGFKEGWWTIQDSSAQLVSHLLDPQPGEVVIDVCAAPGGKTTHIAELMADKGKILACDRTPSRLRKLQENSQRLSLQSIQIYTGDSRHFNQFQNTAHRVLLDAPCSGLGTMHRHADARWRQIPDSVRELSVLQKELLTHTSNFVKPGGVLVYATCTLHPAENEEVISAFLAESPHWQIESPSSIEFPDSAYSTPQGWFKVWPHREDMDGFFMVRLRKTNNSE
- a CDS encoding TerB family tellurite resistance protein → MVSPSHVKNLVKILIGAAWIDGRIQPEERQYLREIAQAKGLANDPEIKPWLYELVPVQPKECYEWVREYLGDRPSLEDCENLIEAISGLIYSDGEVAVEEARLLTELQDIAKSNDSTQPAHTALLKQIQKLYRRWVEVQN
- the psb35 gene encoding photosystem II assembly protein Psb35, with the protein product MHLLMQTAAPAIDAAPHFPLAFTLVYVVGFIAAVSIGSIAWYNSKRPAGWESKERPDFVPKVDKEETPGVGKPKS
- a CDS encoding transglycosylase domain-containing protein, translated to MGKLTSWFKRRPTNLSDSGQGGTNESLPPAHLAQTRQLLSKMKILPSRMKTNQAIGKKPLYRRLWFWAGLGVGGGIVAFIYGVSLIDRTLPDKAELNAVLREQTLTIKAADGTVLQQQGEATREQLKLEQIPDNLKKAFIASEDRRFKQHNGFDPQGIVRAGFNNLRSQGVVEGGSTITQQLTRILFLKQEQTIWRKLKEVRLAQKMEQELTKDQILERYLNLVYLGNGAYGVADAAWVYFSKSPDQLSLGEMATIAGLAPAPSLYAPNKNPEAAKRRRDLVLLRMQEDEVITPEQRQAALQEPLTLKTSLPKRVEVESPYFTSYIQKELPKYVSSNVLKNGGLVVETTLNPTWQKVGEEAVAKTLRNQGRWENFKQAAMVAIDPRNGEIKAMVGGKDFGKNQFNRVTQAQRQPGSTFKGFVYATAIASGKSPYDTYEDAPLVVDGYEPKNYGENFHGSMSMRDALTRSINIIAVKVLMDVGFTPTIKLAHDMGIKSELKPTYSLALGSNEVNLLELTSAYGSFATQGLHTEPHGITRILNRQGKVIWSANFPSQRAIDADSAAIMTWMLRNVVEAGTGGAAQLDNRPVAGKTGTSDEARDLWFIGYIPQMVAGVWLGNDDNRPTDGSSSSAAYTWHEFMEKAVEGMPVEKFPKRPKLEGRKGTIKAQAIKPKQVLNRSISDDDDSEGENSRNSNSEDSSSSRRRRSRRSYSEEEQQSSNYTPRRRRRDRTEASSSNSSSESSTPRRRSRRAESDSSSPPPERTRRSSSPSNSSGSSDSSSSQPSWRDRLRPPQ
- the folK gene encoding 2-amino-4-hydroxy-6-hydroxymethyldihydropteridine diphosphokinase yields the protein MPGLEYPDTKPRRSAVALGGNIGDSQTILETAIKTLAQTPGILLEAKSSWYQTKAVGPEQPDYLNGCVTLQVEMLPQQLLEILLGIEQQFGRVRQERWGPRTLDLDLLLYDDLIVNTPNLQIPHPRMRDRAFVLVPLAEIAPDWIEPVSGCVIKELLKEVNCSDVRLIDGQLKLPSLNTEEG
- a CDS encoding NUDIX hydrolase — protein: MPLGRELPQLLKQRLFYKGRKFDFEVNRLRLPNKAEGEWECIRHPGGALAVPVTPEGKLVLVRQYRFAIQGRILEFPAGTVEANEEPLETIQREIEEETGYSAKKWDKLGEFFLAPGYSDEIIYAFLARDLEKLETPPAQDGDEDIETVFLTPEELEKAILEGESVDAKSVSSFFLARPFLV
- a CDS encoding prohibitin family protein; translated protein: MKKNTTFNSAGKLTAFLFLITLLLTPCVIVNAGERGVLMKFGEVQNQIFGEGLHLIIPVVNTVKKLSIRVQKQEISAEASSKDLQNVFADVALNWHIIPLEVNAIFQEIGDEQAVVTRIINPAVEEVLKAIMAKYTAEEIITKRGEVKGGVDDALSTRLGSYHVAVDDISLVHVHFSERFDEAVEAKQIAEQEAKRAEFIALKATRQAEAKVNLAKGEAEAHRLLRDGLTPEILQRQAIEKWNGKLPLIVSKEAPKLLNLSEFLKFD